One Candidatus Krumholzibacteriia bacterium genomic window, CGACACCAGCTCGTGCCTCAACTTGGCGGAAAAGCTCATGATTGCACCATACCCCTAGCTAGTTGCCGTCCAGACCGCGCGACGCGGCCACGATGCGTGCCACCTGCGCGAGCAAACCGTCCAGCTGATCGAACGGCAGCATCGACGCCGCGTCCGAGAGTGCCCGCGACGGGTCGGGATGCGTCTCGATGAAGAAGCCGTCCACCGGAACCGCCGCCGCGGCTCGCGCCATCATGGCGGCGAGCGCCGGTTCGCCGCCGGACTTGTTTCCCAGGCCACCCGGCCGCTGCAGGCTGTGCGTGACGTCGAAGATCACCGGTGCTCCCGCGGCGCGCATGCGCGCGAAGCCGCGAAAGTCGACCACCAGGTCGTGATAGCCGAAGGTCGACCCGCGCTCGGTCAACAGCACGTCGTCGGCGCCGGCGGCGTGGAGCTTCTTGACCACGTTGACCATGTCCTCGGGGGCCATGAACTGCCCCTTCTTGACGTTCACCGGCTTGCCGCACGCACCCGCCGCCTCCAGCAGGCTGGTCTGCCGGCACAGAAAAGCGGGGATCTGCACCACGTCCAGCACCGCCGCGGCGGCCGGCACCTCGGCGGCGGTATGCACGTCGGAAAGCACCGGCACCCCGACGCGCGCGCGAACGTTCTCCAGCACGCGCAGGCCCTCGTAGATGCCGGGACCGCGGAAACTGTCCCCCGCGCTGCGGTTGTCCTTGAGGTAGCTCGCCTTGAACACGAACTGGAACTCGGCGGCGGACGGGAGCTTCGAGATGGATTCGGCCAGGGAGAGCGCGAGCTCGGCGGACTCGATGACGCACGGCCCCGCGATCAGCAGGGGCTTGTTGCCTCCGCCGACGCGATACGACCCGATGGATGCGGAGACCGGCACCGGAACCTCCCGCGCAACGCGCCTAGGCGCTCATCTGCCGGGCGGAGGAATGCGAGTTGCGCTGGGCCTTGGCGGCGCGAACCAGCCCGAAGAACAACGGATGCGGCCGGTTGGGCCGGCTCTTCAGTTCGGGGTGGAACTGGCAGGCGATGAAGTACGCGTGATCGGCTATTTCAATGATCTCGACCAGGCTGCCGTCCGGCGACGTTCCCGAGAAGGTGAGCCCGTTGCGCTCCAGCGTTTCGCGGTACTCGTTGTTCACTTCCCAGCGGTGGCGGTGACGCTCGCTGATCTCGCCGTCCCCGTACAGTTCTTCGGCCAGCGTGCCGGGGGTGATGCGGCACGGGTACGCGCCCAGTCGCATGGTGCCGCCCTTCTTGCCGCTGTGCGTCTGCCCCTCCATGAGATCGATGACGGGGTTGGGGCAGTTGGGGCTGAACTCGCTGGAGAGCGCGTCCTTGATGCCGCACACATTCCGGGCGAATTCGATGACGGCGCACTGCAGCCCCAGGCATATGCCCAGGAAGGGGATGTCGTTCTCGCGCGCGTAACGGATGGCCTCCACCTTGCCCGCGATGCCCCGATCTCCAAACCCGCCCGGCACCAGAACACCGCCCACACCGCGCAGAACCTCTTCGGCGCCCAGTTTCTCCACGTCTTCCGCATCCACCCACTGCACGGTCACGTGCACGTCGTTTTGCACGCCGGCGTGCGTGAACGACTCGATGATCGACTTGTACGCGTCCTGGATCTGCACGTACTTCCCCACCACCGCAATCTTCACCTCGTCCTCGATGGCGGTCATGCGCCGGATCATGCGCTCCCACGCCTCCAGGTCGGGTTGACCCGCCTCGATGTGCAGCATCTTGAGGATGATGTCGTCCAGTCCCTCGCGGTGAAAGTGCAACGGCACATGGTAGATGGACGCGACGTCGCGCGCCTCGATCACCGCGCGCTCGCGCACGTTGCAGAAGAGCGCAATCTTGCTGCGGATGTCCTTGCCCAGCGGCACCTCGGTGCGGCACAGAAGGACGTCCGGCTGGATACCGATCTCCAGCAGGCCCTTGACGCTGTGCTGGGTGGGCTTGGTCTTGATCTCCCGCGCCGCCTTGATATACGGCACCAGGGTGAGATGGATGAAGAGGCAGTTCTCCGCCCCCTCCTCGTGGCGCATCTGGCGGCAGGCCTCCAGGAAGGGCAGGCTCTCGATGTCGCCGGTGGTCCCGCCG contains:
- the kdsA gene encoding 3-deoxy-8-phosphooctulonate synthase, coding for MPVSASIGSYRVGGGNKPLLIAGPCVIESAELALSLAESISKLPSAAEFQFVFKASYLKDNRSAGDSFRGPGIYEGLRVLENVRARVGVPVLSDVHTAAEVPAAAAVLDVVQIPAFLCRQTSLLEAAGACGKPVNVKKGQFMAPEDMVNVVKKLHAAGADDVLLTERGSTFGYHDLVVDFRGFARMRAAGAPVIFDVTHSLQRPGGLGNKSGGEPALAAMMARAAAAVPVDGFFIETHPDPSRALSDAASMLPFDQLDGLLAQVARIVAASRGLDGN
- a CDS encoding CTP synthase — its product is MKYIFITGGVVSSLGKGIAAASIGLLLKQRGLRVVIQKFDPYLNVDPGTMSPFQHGEVFVTDDGGETDLDLGHYERFLDQSLTLDNSVTAGKVYQAVIERERSGGYLGKTVQVVPHITDEIKARVRAAGEKGDVDVIITEIGGTTGDIESLPFLEACRQMRHEEGAENCLFIHLTLVPYIKAAREIKTKPTQHSVKGLLEIGIQPDVLLCRTEVPLGKDIRSKIALFCNVRERAVIEARDVASIYHVPLHFHREGLDDIILKMLHIEAGQPDLEAWERMIRRMTAIEDEVKIAVVGKYVQIQDAYKSIIESFTHAGVQNDVHVTVQWVDAEDVEKLGAEEVLRGVGGVLVPGGFGDRGIAGKVEAIRYARENDIPFLGICLGLQCAVIEFARNVCGIKDALSSEFSPNCPNPVIDLMEGQTHSGKKGGTMRLGAYPCRITPGTLAEELYGDGEISERHRHRWEVNNEYRETLERNGLTFSGTSPDGSLVEIIEIADHAYFIACQFHPELKSRPNRPHPLFFGLVRAAKAQRNSHSSARQMSA